The genomic window TTGAAACCTTTAAGCATGCTGTTATGTATttctatacacatatgtattgtatatatatacatcacATACTCGAATATAAACGTTGATATATTGAAGTATCACACCACGTCAGTTTAGGCGATAACTTATGTGgcacattaaataaatttgttaacaCTGAAGCAGGCAATATTTTTTGCGTTCGACAAATTTGGCAAGCCATCACTGGTGTTAAAAATAATGGTTTTGCCAATATATTTGAGTtgaagttataaatatttacgagtatatatgtTCTGTGAGAGGTAAAGATAGAAATAAGGacgcaatatttttgtttcaacgaTTGAAGCTTTGTCAAGGTTTTCCTCTTTTTACTTCACTTTCTGAatggagatacatatgtatgagccaTCAACATCTGGCATATTTTTCGAGAaacctttattattattattattattgaaagaTTCTCACTGTTCACCGAGAACATCCATTGATAGTAAACTTTAGAAAataccaatttttattttaagttgatGTTCCCAAATCAATATCGAATTCGTATCTGTAGAGTTTACAATGAatcgataaaatatttaacattttcattgttCATATCTAAGGGGCTGTCTAGCATTGCTTAGTTAAGTTATACCTAGGGATTGTCCATTAATATTCCAAAAAGAACTAgataagttttatatttttgaccAGTGCTATATGAAATTAAGTTATGGAATATTATAATTATGCAAAAGCGGTTGAACATAAAATGTCATATATATGCAAGGCAGAATTGATCCCATCCTCGAGAATGTAAGCTTAGATCATTCTAAATTAACTGACTGAGTACCATTAGAACTTTGAAATCACATGGATGATCTGGTGAATAAAGAAGGATGTTTCATTTTGCAATTGTTGCTGTAGATAAAACAAAGTTTCCAGAAGGTAAATAGCCGCCGGTAAATAAATAATCATTCCGTTTACTCAGATCGTTTTGTCATGAGAACGATTTCCTGGTCCGCCTTAGTAACCGCTTGTCATTTCTATAGACGTGTAGACGTGGATAAAGGAATCATGTTTATCATTACCGCTTCCCACCTCTTAAATTTGGAAaccatttatttgctttgttggtggaaagaaaattaaaccattatttttgcatttgactACATAGACAGCTTCTCAATGTGACGAATCAATTTATTGCgaaaaatattatactataAATCTGCCATAcacaaagtaaataataataaatatacccTTTATCACaaacaaaacatatatttaaatcagatatgtatacatgtaaatatgttgtGATTTATGCCTTAGCTTCGTTACAATTGTTTGCACAGGCAAGTTTCTTTGCTTGAAGTAttcaattgcaaataaaaatacatactacaaacaaaacatacaatagcaacaacaaacagtacACAAGTAGTTGTGTTCGAGTTTGCTTGATCACAGACAATATTTGCTGGCGGCTTTCACTCTCTGCgacttcttttatttgtttatatcaaCACCAGCTTTTTTCAACGAACTCAGTGAagttttctattattttgtgaaattagtactttgctatttgttgttgctttgtatttgtttatgtcTGGTTTACTCTTCAACTCATCATTCGGCTTTTTATGGTCAATGGTTTGGTCACCATTTGTGTTGAGACAGATTAAGTCATATAAATTgcaaatgcaactttttgtttgttgCACACTCACGCACATAAGTGATGACACCTTGTAGGAAACATATCAGTAATAGTTAGTAGCTAAGCTTCCAGCCTCAATATTGAGCTTACACGTATCACAATTTCACACGATATATGGCGAGTGCCATGAAAAGATTTGCAAATGCTTATAGCTTGCagcaaaattttcttgtttattcgcTAAATCGAAAAGATATGTATTACATTTGTAGCTAATAATTTCACTTGGTCcatgttattgtaattttgcCAAGTGTAGCAATGCATTTAAGGATTGAGGATCGTTTAACATCTcacttgtaaaaaaaattatgcaatctCGCATCGAATTAATCAATATTTCCTTTgatcttttttatttgcagaAGTATCGCCATATATAGATTTAATGCTATGTCCGATTAGAGAACAGCCATGGGGCTGTGCGCGGCAACAATCTGGACGCATATTGGATTTGTGGGATGGTGAATTGCATATGCAGTGGCAGAAATTGAAAGGTATTATTAGCTACTCGtatacacaattttaatttttttatacgagAATATCAATGAGCAACaataatttcgaaatcaattaaagtaatgaaaaaaagttctaaatttttattgtcattGCTCTAAGTCAACGAAACCCTTTCGCACTTGTGGATATTCGTGAAGTCGTAAAATAGTTACTTATTTCGCTTTATCTATAATATTCATTCATGACGATGATATGAATGCCAAACTTAAAGTAATTCTTCTCAGAAACTGATGTCCTTGCAAATAAAGCGTTATTGTCTCTTATTGAGGCAGAAAAATCTAGAGAAGCCTTAGATTTCAGCAAGATTCGTCTTTCCCTAATTGAAGCGTTTTTAACTGGTTATTGACCGGTTAGCTAATCTATGCTCGAAATTTGTATTGTTAGGATTACAAAGGAAAACTTATGAAATATCctgaatatatgtacaagtatatcatGTCAATGCTAGACTTTTAACctcgtacgtatgtatatatatggggTCTCTGAAAACTAAAGCGAACTTGCCATTGAGGAATATTTTGCGTgtactaataaaataaaacaagggCTCATATTTTCAGTTAGCTTCTCCACTGGCTtctgaataaaatgaaaataatcaaCAAAACGATACTAAATAACGATAAAAATTTGCCAATGAAAAGTATCTTATATAAAGCTGAACTGCTTTTTACATAAGACCTACTTTAATCGTAGTTAAACATCAATTGGAGGTACCTGCatatatttcattgaaattcaaCGGCACTTTTGCTGCATAATCAGCACAGAACGAAAGactcatgtgtgtgtgtgtgcgcgtttgaatattgcagattaaAATGTGCATACAAGTGTACACAAAGCACGACACACAATTCATAAACGCAACATTGAAGGAAAAGCGATAACTTGTAGTGAAGCAGACAGAGCAGACTGCTCCACAACTTTTGCCGGTTTCGGTTAGTTGGTGAATTTTTCATGCCTGTGTGGCTGCGAACCATAACCAATTCAtaggaaaattaataaaataaaaaaatatatatttaattggtTGCAATGTTTGATTTAGCGTGTAGACTTCGGTTtgaattcatttcatttatgtatatttgcaagTACAACCGgatattaattaaacaaaaataagatacaaaaaaataaaataaaataaaataaaataaaataaaataaaataaaattaaataaaataaaatttaaaagcaaaacgattaaataaaaatgaaataatataaaattgctaTTCCTCAGTCACATGCACTAAACTTTTGCTTTCTTACGAAAATAGTCTTATAACTGTATGAATATGTGTTAGAAGTTGTGTGTTTATTGTTTACTTCATCCTTAATTGGTTAAACTAGTCGCTCGAAGAGTGAGTTTTTTCGTCCGCTTAATTGATCGACAAAACAAACCGGAGTACTTGTAGCAAGTTAGCTCGACCGGTGGATGTGAGTCAGTGCGTTACGACCGTGACAGTAAAATTTTAAGAGTGAAAAGTGTGAACTATTTTATTTACGCTTTTCTCTAACGGCAACCATGAGACATCGGCCTGACATGGTGGTACAGCTTTCGACGAATGCAAGTGCTAGTAACGCTAATATGGGTTATTTGTGTATTTAGATCGGTTATTCAGTTAATATGTTTTGAGtgcaacatttaaaatatttaacattttatctTTATTAACGGAAATTTTACGTTTTGTCTGACAGTGGAAGCCGATCGGCAATTGAATGCGACACTGGAGAAGCGTGGCTACAGCGCCAGCGAGAGCCCCACCAAAGAGAAGCCCTCTACGATATTAAAGAAGATCGAAATCGGCACTGGTtatatgaagaaatatttgGCCGAAACTATGGATGGGTGAGTGCAtacaataaatgttaaaaatttataaacaattcCAAGATCTCATCTCTCATAGCTTTTTGGGCCGCGAGTACGACTATGTGCAGCCGAATATCAAACAGAACTTCGTCAACAACGACAATGAAACAGAAGATGACGAGGAAGAGGATGGCAGCGAGAATGGcgatgaagatgaagaagagGAAGACGACGAAGATGGCGAAACAGAGCCGTCGCAGAATGATGATGAGGATTATGTAGATCGCGATGGCGTCACTAACCAGCAGCATGAAGTCAACTTCTTAAAAGGCCGGCCGGTGGGCGTGAACAGCCAGCTGGATCACATTGACATGGCGCCCCTAACTGGCACAGCGCCGGGTGTGGCTAATCATGATTCCTCAGACGGCGTCGAATTTATTGAAATCGAAGATAATGAAGATGCGCCACCCGGCCAGTTGAAgggcggcggcggtggtggtAAAAAGAAACGCAAAAATAAGAGAAAGAAGAAACCGGAAACACTTTTAGTCGTACAACCAGCTGAATTGGAATTGCATGGGCATGGCGGTCATCACGATGATGCCGTTGAATGGGTGCCGGTTTCGCAAGGTCATAGCAAACCATCGAAGAAGCAAAAacgaaagaagaagaagaagcatcaACTTGCCGATGACAGCGTGTCAGTTGTGGTGGAGCAGGAGCCCTCGGATCATTTGGGTTTGGGTCTGCTGGAGGAGTTGGTGGATGCCGTCGACGTTACGGATGGTGGACACAAGCGCAAACACAAGAAACCGATAAAATATGGTAGAAGCGTTGGaggtgtgtgtttgcgtgtgatTTATTAACTTGATCGCACCCTTTTCGTACACGAAATTTTTACTCTCCTCTATTTTTCCTAATACTTAGTCACTATCCCGCAGTTATTATaattgtaatataaaatttaaatttgtagttgGTGTTGGTTTTGGTAGTATTGTATGTATAACTCCGTGCGTTTACTGATGTCTTTTATTCAATTTCCTTTTCTTTTTAACTGTTGTGTGGTGTTGGTTTGTCGAAATACCCTACATCCAATCGCTTGACTAAAGAAATAACCTgcatagtttaaaaattttcaaacaaagaaaattatttagagGTGTTCCCTGTACTAATTCTCCACTAAATTCCCGTCGAAGCGACATATGGTCCTTCTATTTTTTACGTAAACCTTCTGCTCTTCCCCTGTAAACTCCcgtaatataaatttataaacctTTAGTACTTTTTAtgacttaatttttaattgttttgctgAAATTAGCTTGTAAGCTATTGTTTTAAAGAAGATATTCTTATTTAGAGATATTTCTACAGGAAGCGCTCTCTCCATTTTTTAGCCTCTCTGCCAAAAAGAATATTTCAAACTTCCAAAGAATATAAATCAACCTCTACTAGAactttctaatattttcttgcTGATATGAACTGCCATATAACTATTGTACAAATCCGTGGTGGTAATGCGTGGTCAAAACCTTAGATAATGtcaaaaaatactttgaaatcCGAAAGTTTTTTAACTTCagctacaaaaatttttttttgaattcgaTTATACTCGCGAGTAATCTTCGTATTAAAGTTTAGAAACTGAATACCATAATTCAAAAATCTCTTCTAATATATATAGTTTACTTTTACGAGTCGGCGAATTATATTCTAGAATCAATACAAATACCAAAAACACCTTAATAGTTaacaaatagaaatagaaatagaaagaaTAATTTTGTGAGAGATTTATTTCGCATAACTTAAACCACCAACTCAGTAATTTTGTTTTCTCTGAAATTACCTCGTTGTGTAGAATAGAGTTTAGAAGAAACCCAGTATAATTGGAGCTATAAATATTCCCAAGGGATGGAGAGTATCTATGTATAAAAATGTGATGCAAAACTGGAAAATACTCGgtcctttttatacaaaatgttGCGAATCccaaactaaaatatattaaatattaataaaatcataTTAACACATAACAAACATAATGGAAAAGGAAACaagaatttaaaaagttttaattttgacaaaaattgcttatataaaatatttgctcaGAAATTATTTGGGTGTAGGGTATTTCAACTTTGAGAAGCGAGAGTTGCCACTTATATACAGAAAGTAAGTCATTAGCAAATACACAAACCAGAAAGTGCATACCAAAACCATCAAGTGAACTTTCTGGTTGTTGAAACTGTGACATTTGTCGGCAATGTAGTGCTTGCGGTTGTGAAGGATGGtctattgatatttattttaatttctatacatattatttaattattattaatagttagtaagaaaaatttgtgtaaaatgcacgcaataatttttattggcatatttcaattcgaaaatttttaattttaataatatttaatatttttgaaatttatcttAATAACATTAAAGTTcagttttctaaaattttacttttaggtatcaAAAAAGTTGCTTGCTTGCATTTTGCATTGCCCTATAAATGTAAAACATGtctgtaaatattaataattttactttgtgagcatttttcacataaattaaacaattaagATTAAGTCGCGGAGAAATGGCAAAAGAAGCGAGTTCATTAATAATCAATATTTCGATGAAAAAGTATAAGATAATAAGAATAGTTTAATagatgtaaaatatatttttttattttctgaaaaatatagcatacatatgtatatatttttcaatgtgATATAATATCTCCAGGATTTCTTAAGCAggagaaaattacattttggagttaatatgaaaaaaatcgataagttatctaattaattaaaaaaaataaatattttaaaaattgttttatataagCTTTAATTTACCTCAAGTGCCAAAAATTCACAAACTCAATATTTAACATTAAGAAACATATAGTAACTTTTAATGAAGACATCTcaaacgaaagacttaagcaacgaactcgcCTCCTTTGCATTCTCACACTAGCATAAAATCGGTTATTATttactaaatgtatatatatacatatgtgcataattCTTTTATATAGAACGCTTATGCTTCTCTACAACTATTTAATGCACAATGAAACGCACTTCATACTAACAAACACCCACCCTCCCAACCGATTTTTTGATTCTTCGTAATTGTTAACTAGTTTTAGGCCCAGCTCGTGCCGTTTGATCGATTCATACTAATGTACAGCATTGTGCCGCAATGTTTCTTCTCTCTTTTCAACTCTTTCATGAAACAGTGACGCGtggcaagaagaagaagaagaagaaggcgaTCGCTAAACTGGTGCTGTTGGGCTCTTTCCTTAAGGCCAAGATTGAGTTGCTTTTGAAGATTTTGGGCGCTCATTTGCAAATTAAATTCTTTGCCATCGCCTTGATTGGTCTGCTGATAAATATCGCACGATTCTGGATCGATGTTAAACGTGGTGGGACGCCGCAAAAGGTTGGTATTTCTAGTCCTTTTTTGAGAGAAGGAAAAGGCTGAGGGAGTCTTATTGCATCCCCAACACGTACTCTTTTGTTTGTGTAATGCGcgtgtttggttttgtttgctGTTCTATATGTTTGTCTTGATTGTGTTTGactttctttgtttttgaactgcactaaaaaaaaatggttcgagtaatttttaatgagcacatatttttaaaatagtttgtaatatttttttgtttgctattcTTATTACTAgcgtaatattaaaatatttttttttgaactcttacttaatttagtttatttattatGCATGTGCATGAGCATGAACTTATCATAAGCTTACGCCTAAGCATGATATTCGAGACCAACCTTGGGGCTACCTATGCTCCGAACTTGAATTTAGTTATGTATGCAGATGttagatataaatttttattaggtattaacattttcaataaatatttttcttagca from Bactrocera tryoni isolate S06 chromosome 5, CSIRO_BtryS06_freeze2, whole genome shotgun sequence includes these protein-coding regions:
- the LOC120777829 gene encoding uncharacterized protein LOC120777829, which encodes MDWSGPSYVLVLLALTDTLTPLPFAHSWSATTATTSDTPVGVSAGVGAASARSINEVSPYIDLMLCPIREQPWGCARQQSGRILDLWDGELHMQWQKLKVEADRQLNATLEKRGYSASESPTKEKPSTILKKIEIGTGYMKKYLAETMDGFLGREYDYVQPNIKQNFVNNDNETEDDEEEDGSENGDEDEEEEDDEDGETEPSQNDDEDYVDRDGVTNQQHEVNFLKGRPVGVNSQLDHIDMAPLTGTAPGVANHDSSDGVEFIEIEDNEDAPPGQLKGGGGGGKKKRKNKRKKKPETLLVVQPAELELHGHGGHHDDAVEWVPVSQGHSKPSKKQKRKKKKKHQLADDSVSVVVEQEPSDHLGLGLLEELVDAVDVTDGGHKRKHKKPIKYGRSVGVTRGKKKKKKKAIAKLVLLGSFLKAKIELLLKILGAHLQIKFFAIALIGLLINIARFWIDVKRGGTPQKVVYVEHAHHQHHYEEHGDDWGGESGGSYWKRSLQTDPTLEEAATDSYQPVGQHQDPHYKAYHGHWQ